Proteins co-encoded in one Gossypium arboreum isolate Shixiya-1 chromosome 11, ASM2569848v2, whole genome shotgun sequence genomic window:
- the LOC108473673 gene encoding DNA ligase 6-like — translation MSVQHAGGMVSLFHMFILHRLLTWLGAQKGKTKADSLLCNMFRNLLALPPEDVLPVVYLCSYKVAPDHENIITPQVLISYKELSNGGCLITSALEEACGGQTGEK, via the exons ATGTCTGTGCAGCATGCTGGAGGCATGGTCAGCCTGTTCCATATGTTCATCTTGCATCGGCTTTTGACCTGGTTAGGGGCTCAAAAGGGCAAGACCAAAGCTGATTCTCTGCTTTGCAATATGTTTAGAAA TTTGCTAGCCTTGCCCCCCGAGGATGTGCTTCCTGTTGTGTATCTGTGCAGCTACAAAGTTGCTCCTGACCATGAAAATATTATTACTCCACAAGTTCTAATTTCCTACAAA GAATTAAGTAATGGTGGATGCTTGATTACGTCTGCACTAGAAGAAGCATGTGGGGGACAAACCGGTGAAAAGTAA